A genomic window from Babylonia areolata isolate BAREFJ2019XMU chromosome 9, ASM4173473v1, whole genome shotgun sequence includes:
- the LOC143285887 gene encoding uncharacterized protein LOC143285887: MGLYLSRLFETLSGFSEGKKSRILMLGLDNAGKTTILYKVKLNDDVVTIPTLGFNVETVSPVKGVTFTVWDVGGQKALRQLWRHYYENSSGVLYVVDSADRERLQESREELQHVCQSPDMAGVPVVVLANKQDLPNACGTAEVASKLGLTDMTDRKWFVQGTCANSGQGIYEAMDQLVTLTKQFHSSRS, encoded by the exons ATGGGTCTGTATCTGTCCCGACTCTTTGAGACCCTGTCGGGGTTTTCCGAGGGAAAAAAGTCTCGGATTCTGATGCTTGGTCTGGACAATGCAG GAAAGACGACGATCCTTTACAAGGTGAAGCTAAACGATGACGTGGTCACCATCCCCACATTGGGCTTTAACGTGGAGACGGTGTCACCTGTCAAAGGTGTGACTTTCACAGTGTGGGACGTGGGCGGTCAGAAGGCCCTCCGCCAGCTGTGGAGGCACTACTATGAAAACAGCTCTG gaGTGCTGTACGTGGTGGACAGTGCGGACAGGGAGCGCCTGCAGGAGTCCCGAGAGGAGCTCCAACACGTTTGCCAGAGTCCTGACATGGCGGGCGTCCCTGTGGTGGTGCTGGCCAACAAGCAGGACCTGccca ATGCCTGTGGGACCGCAGAGGTGGCTTCCAAGCTGGGCCTGACCGACATGACCGACCGGAAGTGGTTCGTGCAGGGCACATGCGCAAACAGCGGGCAGGGCATTTATGAGGCCATGGACCAGCTGGTCACGCTGACCAAACAGTTCCACAGCTCCAGGTCATGA